From Mustela erminea isolate mMusErm1 chromosome 1, mMusErm1.Pri, whole genome shotgun sequence, a single genomic window includes:
- the EHHADH gene encoding peroxisomal bifunctional enzyme isoform X5: MANSLQARIGFPEVTLGILPGARGTQLLPRLIGVPAALDLITSGRHISADEALKLGILDKMVNSDPVEEAIELVQKISDQPLESRRLCNKPIQSFPNMDSIFSEALLKMRKQHPGCLSQETCVRAIQAAVQYPYEVGIKKEEELFMYLQKSGQARALQYVFFAERNASKWSTPSGASWKTATAQPISSVGVVGLGTMGRGIVTALAKAKIPVIAVELDKKQLETADQIITSLLEKEASKMQRSSHHWLGPKPRLTTSLKELGGVDLVIEAVFEEINLKKQVFAELSAVCKPEAFLCTNTSALNIDEIASSTDRPHLVIGTHFFSPAHIMKLLEIIPSQYSSPTTIATVMNLSKKIKKIGVVVGNCFGFVGNRMLKPYYNQTYFLLEEGSKPEEIDQVLEEFGFKMGPFRVSDLAGLDVGWKSRQGQGLTGPMLPSGTPARKRGSERYCPIPDMLCESGRFGQKTGKGWYLYDKPLGRIHKPDPWLSEFLSQYRQTYHIEPRVISQDEILERCLYSLINEAFRILGEGMAATPEHIDVVYLHGYGWPRHKGGPMFYASTVGLPTVLEKLQKYYRQNPDIPQLEPCDYLKKLAYLGNPPLKEWQSLAGPPSSRL, encoded by the exons gaagaCATATTTCGGCAGATGAAGCACTCAAGCTGGGTATTCTAGACAAAATGGTGAACTCAGACCCAGTTGAGGAAGCAATCGAATTAGTCCAGAAAATTTCTG atCAGCCTCTGGAATCCCGTAGACTCTGCAACAAGCCAATTCAGAGCTTCCCCAACATGGACAGCATTTTCAGTGAAGCCCTTCTGAAGATGCGAAAGCAGCATCCTGGGTGCCTTTCTCAGGAGACCTGTGTCCGTGCAATTCAGGCTGCCGTCCAGTATCCCTATGAAGTGGGCatcaagaaggaggaggagctgtTCATGTACCTTCAGAAATCAGGGCAGGCTAGAGCCCTGCAATATGTTTTCTTTGCGGAGAGGAATGCCAGTAAGTGGTCAACCCCCTCGGGAGCATCCTGGAAAACAGCAACGGCACAGCCCATCTCCTCAGTTGGCGTTGTTG GCTTGGGAACAATGGGCCGAGGCATTGTCACTGCTCTTGCGAAGGCCAAGATCCCTGTGATTGCTGTGGAATTGGACAAGAAGCAGCTAGAGACTGCTGATCAGATAATAACCTCCCTCTTGGAAAAGGAAGCATCCAAAATGCAGCGTAGCAGCCACCATTGGTTAGGACCAAAACCCAGGTTAACCACATCCCTGAAGGAGCTAGGTGGTGTAGATTTAGTCATCGAAGCAGTATTTGAGGAAATTAACTTGAAGAAGCAGGTCTTTGCTGAACTGTCAGCTGTGTGCAAGCCAGAAGCTTTTCTGTGCACCAATACTTCAGCCTTGAACATTGACGAGATTGCTTCTTCCACTGATCGCCCTCACTTGGTCATTGGCACTCACTTCTTCTCACCAGCTCACATCATGAAGTTGTTAGAGATTATTCCCAGCCAGTACTCTTCCCCTACTACCATTGCCACAGTTAtgaatttatcaaaaaaaattaaaaaaattggagTAGTTGTAGGTAACTGTTTTGGATTTGTTGGCAATCGAATGTTGAAGCCTTATTACAATCAGACATATTTCTTGTTGGAAGAGGGCAGTAAGCCAGAGGAGATAGATCAGGTGCTGGAAGAGTTTGGTTTCAAAATGGGACCTTTTAGAGTGTCAGATCTTGCTGGATTGGATGTGGGTTGGAAATCTCGACAAGGGCAAGGTCTTACTGGACCTATGTTGCCTTCAGGAACGCCTGCCCGAAAGCGAGGCAGTGAGAGATATTGCCCAATTCCTGATATGCTCTGTGAATCAGGACGGTTTGGCCAGAAGACAGGAAAGGGTTGGTATCTATATGATAAGCCACTGGGTAGGATTCACAAACCTGACCCCTGGCTCTCTGAATTCCTGTCACAGTACAGACAAACCTATCACATCGAGCCACGTGTCATTAGCCAGGATGAGATCCTCGAGCGCTGTTTGTACTCACTCATCAATGAAGCATTCCGTATCTTGGGAGAAGGGATGGCTGCCACTCCAGAGCACATCGATGTTGTCTATTTACATGGGTACGGATGGCCAAGGCACAAGGGTGGGCCCATGTTCTATGCCTCCACAGTGGGGTTGCCCACAGTGCTAGAAAAGTTGCAGAAATATTACAGGCAGAATCCTGATATTCCACAACTAGAGCCTTGTGACTATCTGAAAAAATTGGCTTACCTGGGCAACCCTCCTCTGAAAGAATGGCAGAGCTTAGCAGGACCCCCTAGCAGTAGACTGTGA